GTTATATCGTTTATCGTTTCCATATTTTTGCGTTTAACATTGGTGTAAAATATCGCTTAGGTTGTGTAACAATTGAAATAACCTGTTTTCAAAACAAAGATTGTTGGCGGTTATATCCCTGCCGTCAAACTGTTTTAGTATAATGGGTTCTTCCATTTGTCCGTATTCCTGTATATCGGTGTTTACGGATTCTATCAAGGTTTCGTTTAGCCAACCTTTGTGGTCTGCGTAAAATGAAATGTACTTTTCCATTCCGATAATGTTGTCCATATCTTCTTCAGATGCTTCCCCATTAGGTTTGGCATTGCGGAACACACTTTCATTCGGGTAGGTCAGATACAGGGAAAAGGCTTCTTTTGCTACCGCTAAACATTCCCTGTCAAACTCATTCCTTACTTTGAACTTTTCAATACGTTGTTCAAATACGGTCAGATTGATGCGGTTATAAATCCGTTGCTCGATAAAGTCCCCGATAAATTCGGCTTGTTTAATCTCTGAAAGATAAACTTCGGTTTCTTCTGTATAATCGTCCTGTTCCACCCAATCGTTCATCATTTCGTACATCCAATAGAGGTAACTTGCTTCCTGCCTGTAATAAGGAATATCGGCTATATGGTACAGATAAGCACAAACGGACAATAACAAGTGTGCGTTGGCTTTTCGCTTCTTATCGTGCAAAAGGCGATACAATGGCGAAACAGGAATGTAGAACAAGGTTGCTCCTGTATTGTAGCGTTCTTCACTTACAAAATAGGTTTTCTTGCTGTCCTGTACCAAACGGATTTCTTCCCAATCTAAAACTTTGCTCTTTAACTTTTCCTCTACATCAGCCATAGCCAATGCCATATTGTAGGGGTAGGTAAATTGTTTGGTCTGTGCAGGTTCAATATTATAATGTTCTGCCAATTTGGAAAGGGACTGAAAAAAATCCCTTTCCGTTTTGTCCGATTTCCTGCAAGCCTGTACGGTTTTCGTTTCTTTCAGTTTCGGCAGAAAGGTGCATTTTAGAAAACCATTGGCAACATCGCTGTTGGAACTGACCTGCGTTTGTCTTTCCGTACTTCGTTGGCGTCCTTTGGTTTTTGCATCCAATTGGCGAACTCGTTTAACTGGCGGTGCAATTGTCGTTGCCTTTGCTGTTCGGGTGTTATGATAGTTCCCGATAGGATATGTTTGTGCATAGTTCATCGCTTTAAATATTTGGTTTAACCTTTCGTTCCCATTACGCTCTCAAATCTGTACTCTACTGCATCATCTTTGATTTGCGGTGCAGATGCTTTTGCGGTAGTCAGTATGGGGTACATATTGGCGTAAAAATTCATTACGGCTTCCACGCTCCAACGTGGTTCGGGGTCGGTCAGTCTGATGTCCTGTCCTTTATCTTTGAGTATAAACACTCGTTCCAATTGCGTTGCTAATAACATAATGCTCGTTTTTAATGGTTAATACTCGTTTTCTTCTTCGTCCGTTTCGTCTGTTGGATAATCGGCTGTAACTTCTTCCGCTTTTGGCGGTTCGGGTGTGGCTTCTTCCATTGCTCCGAAAAGGCTCGGTGTGGCGAACTTGTTTGACAATTCCGTTTTGCGTTTGCGTATCTCGTCCGCTTTTTCGGGAAACTCGGTTATGTCGGGAACTTTCATCCACGCTTCACGGAATTTGCCCTCTTTCTCCAATTCGTCAGCCTTTGCCATTCCATCTTTAAATTTCTTGTCTTTGGCTTCTTTTTCCTTTTTGGCTTTCTCGGTCTTTTCTTTCTCCATTGCCGATTGCTTTTTGACCTCCTCCATTTGCTTTAGGAATTTTTCCATATCCACCATTACGCCCGAAACGGTTTTAACAGGTGCTTTTATCTGCTCAAAAAATCCCTCGTCAAATTCCTGTGGTGTAGCGTTAAACGTCAATGGCGGTATTAGGTTTTTTGCGTTATCTCCGCATTGTTCATTGTTGAGCATAACCGATACGATTAGGTTATTTTCTGCTCCTTTGGAAATATTCAGTTGCAATACTCCTGTAAAGTCCAAGGCTTGTATCTGATTGAAAAAATTGGTGTTCATCGTTCTGAAATTTTAATTACTGTTATTATTTTCCTTGATTGCTTTTAGTTTCTTGTGCATATCTGCCCAATACTCCTGCCTTTCCCTGTCACTTTCCATTGGTGGGTCGTGCCGATATTTTTTAAACCAACCTGTTTGTCGAATAGCTTTTACGAGGTCGGTAACTTCAATCCAATTCCCATCTTTATCTATGATTTTCATTGTACTTGTATTAATGGTTCTTATTTGCTTACTATCTCAATGTTTATTCTTTAGTAAGTCTTGGATTTGGTCGTATTTCATCCAAATTGTTCCATACATGGGTGAAAATCTCTTTTATTTCCTTGTCCGATAGTTTACGGAGCAATATGGCATTTCGGTATTCGCTATGTATGGTGACTTCTTTGCTTAGCAAATACCCTGTGGCAACTTTAAGGGTGCTTTGTCCGCTCTTTATACATAGATGCAGTATGGCATCACTCCAACCCTCATAGCCAATCAAAAGTGTTTCATCCATTGGAAGCCCACCAGAAAATGCTTTATTAATGGTTGGGTCGGTAAATGTCAGGCAGGCAAGACAGTTAAAAGGTTCAATGCCCTCATGCGTTGCTACTTTTTTGGCAAACAACACCTGTTCAATAGCTCCCTTGGGGTTTTCGATGCCGAATAGCAGGGTTTCAATTTTGAAAGAAAATTTCTTTTTCATGTCTTAATCATTTATGGTTATCTCAATCATTTTATGTTCTCCGAAAAACAGATGTATAGCCTGTTTTAATTTAGTTTCACATTTCTGTTTTTCTGTAAACTCAATCAAACAGTTGGTGATAAATATTGAATTGTAACCGTCAAACAGTTGGTCAGAAAATACTCTCGGGCTTCTATGCAACATCACATTGTAGCGTTTTAATATCTGTTCTGTATTGTCAACCAGTCCGTACCAAAAGTCGGCTGTTATTAATGTATTGTCTGACCATATACTCCGCATATATTCGTCACGCTCTCTGAAGCGTTCTGTTTCCTGTTGGATAAAGACGATTAATTGTTTAAGGGTATCGGGGAAAAGTTTTGCTACCAAATACGCCTTTTGTACGTTGTTCATTTCATTTAAAGCTTTCATATCTTTTGTTTTTAGTAGGCTACCACCGTTTAAGGCGGTAGCCTGTGGTTATTTAATTAAGGTTTAGGATTTCCGCACCGTCCAAAGCAAAGGCGGTACAAAATTCAAAGGCTTTCTGTGTACGCTGTTGAGCAGTTCCACCCATTACAATACTCTGTAGCTTGGCTTCTTCATCTTTGTAATTCCTTACGTTCTGATAGTAGCCCGTAACAGCGTTGTACGCTCCGAACAAAGTGCCTTTGGTGGTGTTCATCTGCTGTGTATCACTCATCATAGCATAGGCAAAGGCATCTTCAACGGTGTTTTTGAATACGGTTGAAATTTCATCTTCCGCACCTTTTTTAATGAGGTCTAAGGTTTCCTTGTTTGGGCAAAGTGCCAATTGGATTAGCTTTTTTACTTCGTTGTCACTTACCCTTACTTTTGTCCAATCATTAAAAATTGCTTCTAACTGGTTGCTCAATGTATTGGCAAGTCCCATAATCTTGTGGGCGTTCTCGATACGCTGTTTTGCTCCCGATGTATGTTTGATGCGTACCACATTGGTCATATTGCGTAACGATGCGTTAAGGGTGTTTTGGCAAACAATTCGGATAGGTGTAAACGCTGCGGTAATACTTCCGCTACCATCGTGAGAAGTTGTGAGGAAGATATATTTTTCTGTCACATCATCGCCATTGCCTACACGGATATAGTCGGGCAGTTTGGCTGTGATAAAAATGCGTTCTCCGTTGCCCAATGCTCCTGCGGTTTCGTACAGGATACCCTCGCCACCACCTACGATAGCATCAAAGAAATTAAAGGCTTCACGGTTTTGTACGATGTGGTAATCTTTACCCACTACGCCCAATACGGCATTGTTATCGGTACGAATGTTTGCGAAGTAGTTAGGTACTTCTAATTCGCTACTGCCTATCTCTATGCCGTTAGCAGTTTCGATAATGCCCGAACCTTTGGTAAACAATGGGGATTTTACTACTTCGTAATTTAACCCTGCGTGCTTTATAGCTTCCTCGCTTGTTGGGTATTGTTCCACGATTTGCCCCAAACCGTGCCACGCTTTTTGCTGTACTGAAAAGAAACTGTACTTTCCTGCTCTTTCGTTGAAATTGATATTATGTGCCATTTTGATAAAATTTTGATGTTAAAAAATGATTGAATACTCGTTGTTAAAATGGGAGGTCGTCCTCTGTTCCCTGTGCTGTAAATCCGCTGTTTTCAGATGGTGCAGTAGCCTGTACGGTTTCGGCTTTTCTGCTACCTCCATGCAGTTTGATGTTAGAGGTATGAAAATTCAGTCCTGCTCTTGCTTCACCATCATTACCTGTCCATGCTCTCGCACTTACCCTGCCTGTGAGCTCTACCAATGTGCCTTTTGTCAGTAGCTTGGCTACGTTCGGACTTATCCAATATGAGCAGTCGAAAAAGGTTGTTTGCTCCACTCGTTCGCCCTGTTTGTTTTTGTAGCTGTCGTTGGTCGCTACCGAAAAGTTTACTACTTGTTTGTCCTGTGACGTTGTGCGTACTTCCGCATCTCTTGTCAGTCTTCCTGTGATGTTCATGATTTCTACTTTTTTGCGTTATTGAATTTGTCCTGATTTGATTTTTTTGATTTATTCGGCAATGAGAGGAGGTGCTGTTTCGTTTCATTACCATTTCCAATGCTGTTGATCTTCATACCTGACATTTTTTTTATTCGTTTAAAGAGCCGGAGTATGCTATGTTTCGTTTCACGAGCAGAAAAAGGTTAGTGTTTAGGCGGCACAAGGTTTTGGAAAACAAATACTACCCAACGGGTGGAGATTTTTTTTCAAACTTGCGTGACCTTGTGGGGGCGTTAAGAACACGGAAATACCTTTGCTCTTGAAATGGAACAATAGGGCATACAGGCTTCTTTGAGTAAAAAAACAGTGGAAGCAATGAAGATGGTATTGGCAAATGGTTCCCAATGGATTGAAATAACACTTCCAATTGGTTGAATTTTTAAAACTCTATTTTTAAGTTGTGTGGCTGTGACAGCCACAGAGACAGAGGGTTGAAAAATCGTTTTGTGCGGGAGAAGTACCAGGGCAATATTTTTTAACCTTCTGTTTCAGCAGTAGACAAAAGCTCTTTTACAGAAGGGGAATAGGAGAGAAAAGTAAATGTGCTTTGGCTATAAAAAGTATAGACATAAAAAAAGCAGGACTTAATCCTGCTTCAATCTGACTGTTAAAAAATATACCCTGTTTTAAGCCATCACTTCTTCGGTATCATAAAATCCAAGTGGAGCTTCATTCAATAATTCTATTTCTTCATCTTCGATTTTGACAAGAAACGCATCTTCCATTGCCTTGAATTTAGGTGCTACCAAATCCATATCCTTACTGATTTTCTGGCTGGTAATCTTAGCATAGATCTGGGTGGTGGAAATATTCTTGTGTCCCATCATTTTGCTAAGGCTTTCAAGCGGTACGCCCTCGGTCAAAAACATGGTGGCAAATGTGTGACGTGCGGTATGGAAAGTAACTTTCTGTTCGGTAACAATGCCAGCTTCCTCAATAAGTTTACTGATATGCTTATTACAGGTCGCATTGGACGGAACAGGAAATATATAATCGCTTCTGGTAATGCCTCTGTATTTTTCAATAATGCGTTTGGGGATTTCCATCAGCCTTACGTTTGAAGCAACGTCAGATTTTTTACGCCTGCTGATAATCCACTGGTGGCCGTCGAAGAACGATTGAATATTGCTCCATTTCAGTTTCTTAATATCAATGTAAGAAAGTCCGGTAAAACAACTGAAAAGAAAGAGGTCTTTTACCAGTTCATATTTCTGTTTGGATGGGTTCAGGAACATTAACTTTTCCACATCCTCTTTTAGAAGGTAACTACGGTCGGTTTCCTCCATAGTGATCTTGTAATCATCAAAAGGATTATCCCGTAGCAAACCTTTTTTAATAGCCAGTTCTACCAGTGCAATAACGGGCATTGTATAAACCCAAACCGTATTGTGGGTACATTCTTTATCAATGCGGAGAAAGAAATCAAACTCCCGGATAAAATCGGAAGTGAGTTCCCGGAACGCCATATCCTCCCGATGGTACCGTTCCTTTATAAATTCGCTAAGATGATTGTAAACAGTGGTATACTTGGCATAGGTGCTTTTAGAGCGTTTCCCTTTAGCGACCATTTTTTCAAAGCCTTCATTCTGCTCCTTAAAGACTTTCAGTATGGCATCTTCCATCACACCGACACCCAGAAACGTGAGCTTTACCTTTTGTGCGGTTGCAAAGCCCTCGTGTTTTAGCATATCTTCATAAATCTTGTCGATACGGCCCCGTATGTTATCCAGCTTTTGATTAATACTCAAAGCTGTGGCACTCTTGCCCTCAACTCTTCCGTACTTCAAATCCCAATTATTGGGGTTTATTTCTAACTTTGTCCCGAAAGTCTTGGGTGTGCCATCAATAGTAATACGCCCCATGATCGGGGCATTACCGTTTTTTTTCAGTTCGTTCTTTTTCAGATAGAAAAGCAGCTTGAACGTCGATTTCTTTGCCTGCTCCATAACTCAAATGTTTAATGTTTAAAATTAAATTACATTGAGTTACAAGGGAATAGAGAATGCAGTGCAAAACACTGAAATATAACCTGTTAGGCTGTGTTATTACCTATGTCAATCGGTAACGAATTAGTAACCTAACGTTGTGTTTTCAAGCCCAAAACCTATCCGACACCGAGTTCCACACCAAGACTACTGTTTTATAAAGCGTTGTATTGCAATTGCTTTAACCGTTTTGCTTATTTTTGCTTTTATCTAATCTTTTTTATTGGAAAAACAAGACAATATTTTTCAATAAAGCAATTGCTTCTATCTCTATTTTAAGCACCTTCTTTCCTAAAAGCTTTTTGGTCTCACAAGAACCAACTGTCATGAAAGTAAACTGCTGGTTCTTTCTGGTCAAAAGAAACGAATTGTAAGAAACGACCTGTTTCAAAAAAAGAAGGTATTTAGCTGATAAGAGTAAGTTCCTATCAGCTAAATACCTTTTAAAATAAAACGAACTTCTTGAAGTTGCTTGTTTTACTGATGCATATATAGCAAATTAATAACCCGTATTTTGCTTCAAATTTGGATTGACGGCAATCTGTTGGCTCGGGATTGGATAAACCAATGTTTTGGGATCGGCATCCGCAGCCTTTTCTTGCCAGGCCAATAAAAATTTACCAAAACGAATTAAATCCTGTCTTCTCCAGCCTTCCCAATATAACTCGCGAGCACGCTCATCCAATAAATTATCGAGCGTCAATGCCGTCAGGTTATTAACACCACGGTTCGTCCGAATAGTATTGACCAAACCGAGTGCCTCTGTTGCTGTTCCTGTTCCACCTCTCAGAATAGCCTCTGCTTGCATCAGCAATACATCGGCATAACGGAAGACTACCCAGTCGTTGTTTCGTTGACCAGTGACAGCATAATCAAAGGCATACTTCATTGGACGGATACCCGCTGTTTCCAATGTAGCTCCAGAGGTCCGGATGGTCACTTCACGCGTGAAGACCAAAGGTGCATTCGCTGGATTTCGCGCCATCAATGGTTTGTTTGTACTCCAATTGTATTGCTGTCCTGCAAAAAAACCTACATTTTGACGTTTGAATTCTTTTGTTCTGTTAGAAGTCGTATCAGCCGGATAATTATAGTAAATTCCTCTTCTTTCATCGGCATCCGAAAATTTATCGTAATAATCTGATAATGTACACCAACCGTTCCAGCCCCCAGGTCTCATATTATAATGCGCAATAGTATTCCAGGTACGATCCACATTTCCACCTCTATCGCCATTTTTATTATATAAAGTGAAAATATTTTCGGTAGACTTTTCGTCGTTATCGGGCGCGAAATTATCAAAGTACTTGCCCTTTGCAGAAACAGTATAGGATCCCGAAGCCGTAATTTCCTTGGCTAAGGCCACCACTTTATTCATATCTTCGGCAGCAAAAGAAGGAGCTTGTCTGTTTAAAAATGTTCCCTTATTCAAATAAATCTTCATCAGCAATGCTTTTGCCGCATTTTTATTGGCTACATAGGCTGCTTTCGGACCGTTTGCAGGCAAACTCGCTATAATTTCGTTGAGATCCTTCACGATATAATCAATAGCCGCCTGTGGCTGTAACACCTCTGGTGCGATTCTAAAATCTTCAAAAGAGGCTCCTTCCCGGACGGGTACTACGCCATAGAGATCCAACATATCGAACATGACCAACGCACGAATAAACTTCGCTTCAGCACCTTGCTGTGCACTCGGATTATACCGCAACACATTACCCGCATTATAGATGGCTGTACCAAGACTTACAAATGTATTGTTCATATAACCATTATCAGCATTCCAGGTATGTAAATGGATCGCACGATGCATCCCATTATCATCCCAGTCACCTCCCCGTGTAGGAGCCATGGCTGCGTCCGTTGATATTTCCTGCATCACCCAGCGCTGTTCCTGCTGATAAGGGGTATTCAATGAATTATAAGCTGTGATCAACAAGCTTCCAGGATCCACATTGGATGTCCCTTCCTCTAATTCTCCTTTAAATTCCTCCTTTAGTTTCGTACAAGAAAATGTACTTGTTACAATGGAGCCAATTATTCCGATATATAATAAAGTTCTTAATTTCATCTTTTTCATCCGTCTAAATTTGATTATTTATTCATCCATTTTGACTGTAAGGCATTCATACTGCCTTTGGTGTTTCATTCGTCATGAGGCGATCAGATTTATTCATTTTTATTCATTCACTAATACGTTTAAATCCATCTTGATGCTCTCCTCTTTTTATTATCTAATGATCTACAGTATACGCTTAAAGTGAGAAGTTAACCCCCAATAGGATATTTCTTGCCGGTGGATAGGGTAAATATTCGATACCCAACGAAGGAATACCATTTGTTGCACCATCTGTATTCACCTCTGGATCAAATCCTGTATACTTCGTGATGATGAAAAGATTCTGTCCAGTAAGGGATACATTTAAGTTCTTAAGTGTTCTACCTACATTTCCAACACGATAGCTTAAAGTAAGATTAGCCATTTTTAGATAATCACCTTTTTCAAGGAATCGCGTCGAAGGCGCAGCCGAATTGGAAGTAGACTCTTTTACAGCTGTATTAAAGAATGCTGAACCGATATTCCGTGATGACAAATTGCTCAATCCCAAAGTCGTCGCTGCCGTATTATTGAATAGATAATGTCCAAAAGCGCCATTCATATTGGCAGCCAAAGAAAACTGTTTATAATTTACATTGGTGGAGATACCCAATAATGTGGTTGGATTTGGACTGTTCATATAAAACTTATTAATTGCAGGATCGTTGGCCGTACTGATACTACCATCCTGTCCACGGTACATGCTCATTCCGGTTTGCGGGTCGATACCTTGGTAATCGGCCAAATACCATACATTCAATGGCTGGCCATTGACCATTCGTTGTCCCAATACACCAGAAAAACCTTGTCCGCGGAGTGCTCCTGTCTCATAATAACCAACAAGGCCACTTACACTATTCTTAAGAAACGTTGCATTACCTGTCAAATCCCAAGTCCAATTGTCATTTTTAATAATTGTACCTGTCAACGCGACCTCTACCCCTTTATTGACAATCTCACCGTCCAAATT
The DNA window shown above is from Sphingobacterium thalpophilum and carries:
- a CDS encoding PRTRC system protein E, whose product is MNTNFFNQIQALDFTGVLQLNISKGAENNLIVSVMLNNEQCGDNAKNLIPPLTFNATPQEFDEGFFEQIKAPVKTVSGVMVDMEKFLKQMEEVKKQSAMEKEKTEKAKKEKEAKDKKFKDGMAKADELEKEGKFREAWMKVPDITEFPEKADEIRKRKTELSNKFATPSLFGAMEEATPEPPKAEEVTADYPTDETDEEENEY
- a CDS encoding 3-isopropylmalate dehydratase, whose translation is MKIIDKDGNWIEVTDLVKAIRQTGWFKKYRHDPPMESDRERQEYWADMHKKLKAIKENNNSN
- a CDS encoding single-stranded DNA-binding protein, whose product is MNITGRLTRDAEVRTTSQDKQVVNFSVATNDSYKNKQGERVEQTTFFDCSYWISPNVAKLLTKGTLVELTGRVSARAWTGNDGEARAGLNFHTSNIKLHGGSRKAETVQATAPSENSGFTAQGTEDDLPF
- a CDS encoding RagB/SusD family nutrient uptake outer membrane protein; amino-acid sequence: MKLRTLLYIGIIGSIVTSTFSCTKLKEEFKGELEEGTSNVDPGSLLITAYNSLNTPYQQEQRWVMQEISTDAAMAPTRGGDWDDNGMHRAIHLHTWNADNGYMNNTFVSLGTAIYNAGNVLRYNPSAQQGAEAKFIRALVMFDMLDLYGVVPVREGASFEDFRIAPEVLQPQAAIDYIVKDLNEIIASLPANGPKAAYVANKNAAKALLMKIYLNKGTFLNRQAPSFAAEDMNKVVALAKEITASGSYTVSAKGKYFDNFAPDNDEKSTENIFTLYNKNGDRGGNVDRTWNTIAHYNMRPGGWNGWCTLSDYYDKFSDADERRGIYYNYPADTTSNRTKEFKRQNVGFFAGQQYNWSTNKPLMARNPANAPLVFTREVTIRTSGATLETAGIRPMKYAFDYAVTGQRNNDWVVFRYADVLLMQAEAILRGGTGTATEALGLVNTIRTNRGVNNLTALTLDNLLDERARELYWEGWRRQDLIRFGKFLLAWQEKAADADPKTLVYPIPSQQIAVNPNLKQNTGY
- a CDS encoding PRTRC system protein C — translated: MLLATQLERVFILKDKGQDIRLTDPEPRWSVEAVMNFYANMYPILTTAKASAPQIKDDAVEYRFESVMGTKG
- a CDS encoding site-specific integrase — its product is MEQAKKSTFKLLFYLKKNELKKNGNAPIMGRITIDGTPKTFGTKLEINPNNWDLKYGRVEGKSATALSINQKLDNIRGRIDKIYEDMLKHEGFATAQKVKLTFLGVGVMEDAILKVFKEQNEGFEKMVAKGKRSKSTYAKYTTVYNHLSEFIKERYHREDMAFRELTSDFIREFDFFLRIDKECTHNTVWVYTMPVIALVELAIKKGLLRDNPFDDYKITMEETDRSYLLKEDVEKLMFLNPSKQKYELVKDLFLFSCFTGLSYIDIKKLKWSNIQSFFDGHQWIISRRKKSDVASNVRLMEIPKRIIEKYRGITRSDYIFPVPSNATCNKHISKLIEEAGIVTEQKVTFHTARHTFATMFLTEGVPLESLSKMMGHKNISTTQIYAKITSQKISKDMDLVAPKFKAMEDAFLVKIEDEEIELLNEAPLGFYDTEEVMA
- a CDS encoding DUF932 domain-containing protein, whose amino-acid sequence is MAHNINFNERAGKYSFFSVQQKAWHGLGQIVEQYPTSEEAIKHAGLNYEVVKSPLFTKGSGIIETANGIEIGSSELEVPNYFANIRTDNNAVLGVVGKDYHIVQNREAFNFFDAIVGGGEGILYETAGALGNGERIFITAKLPDYIRVGNGDDVTEKYIFLTTSHDGSGSITAAFTPIRIVCQNTLNASLRNMTNVVRIKHTSGAKQRIENAHKIMGLANTLSNQLEAIFNDWTKVRVSDNEVKKLIQLALCPNKETLDLIKKGAEDEISTVFKNTVEDAFAYAMMSDTQQMNTTKGTLFGAYNAVTGYYQNVRNYKDEEAKLQSIVMGGTAQQRTQKAFEFCTAFALDGAEILNLN